ccaacccacaaacaggacatgagagaAATAACATTCTTCCCCACTTGTgactcccagcagctggtatacAGAGGAAAACTGCCTGCCTCCGACTGTAGAGGCAGAACATGGCTATTGGCAGCCTTCTCCATCATGAATGTGCCTAATCTTttaaaaaccatccaagttggaggCCATCATTCTACATTGCGGGAGCAAATACCACCGTTTAACTATGTCCTGTGTTTCTTTCGTCTGCCCTGGATGTTGTGCTTCCCTGGACagccccaagttctagtattatgggtGGTTGCGGAGGCACTGCCTTGTTTTcagttcagggtttcccaaacttgggtctccagctgcttttggactacacttcccatcatccctggccactggtcttgctagctaggtatgatgggagttgtagtccaaaaacacctggagatccaagtttgggtaACACTGTTTAGTTTATTGTACATAAGACACTTTGTGCTCCTTTGGGGCCAAAAcacagggtaaaggtaaaggtaaagggacccctgaccattaagtccagtcgcggacgactctggggttggggtgctcatctcgctttactggccgagggagccggcgtttgtccgcagacagcttctgggtcatgtgcccagcatgactaagctgcttctggcgaaccagagcagcacacggaaacgccgtttaccttcccgccggagcggtacctatttatctacttgcactttgacgtgctttcgaactgctaggtgggcaggagcagggaccgaacaacgggagctcaccccgtcatggggatttgaaccgctgaccttccgatcggcaagccctaggctctgtggtttagaccatagtgccacccgcatGCCTAAGCGCAGGGTACAAATTCTctaaaagaaagaatgaataaatcattccccccccctttactagCAATGTCTGATGCTTGGAGAGCATCCAAAAATTGACACAACCTTCACCCCGCCTCGTTCCTTAGCATACCAGCGGACTGCCGTTTTTTAAAGGTTATCTGCTTACCGATCACGGTGAGGTAAACATACGCCTCCTTCAGCCCCAGGGGGTTCTCAACCTTGCAAATGTACAAACCGCTGTCCGCACTGTGAGAACAGTTCTGGATTACCAGAGTGGAGACGTTGCCCTTTTGGCTGACCAGAAACCTCCCGCCGGAACGGATCTCCATCTGAGTCCGGGAGACGTTGCGCAGCCAGGAAATGTTGGCAGGGGGGTTTCCGGCACTGGCCTGACACGTCATCCTAGTGGCTCCCCCTACGAAGCAGCTCCTCATGGGGTCGGACACAAGCGAAGGGGCCTCTAAACCAGAGGAAACACAAGGCAGGGAAAAAAGAGTGATTGAAACAGGCATATCAAGAAAGCAAGGAAGGCAAacgcaggaagcagtgatggtcaACTTAGAATGGCTTTAAAAATAGGGTTTTATCAGTCTGTTGACTCACCCAGCCTCacggtgcaggcctggccagtcTGCTGCAGCAGGTGGATCCCGCGGCAAACAAACTCCTTCCCAGAGAGCAGAGGCGAGCCATTCAAAGCAGCCACATTGGTGTCTGCAATGTCCGTCACGTTACCGTCCTGGCTCAGGTTCCCCAGATTGGTCCACTGAAGCATGGGGTGCGGGTAACCCCCGGTCCAGCTGCAATGCAGCTGCACCCCTCCAGAGCCTTCCACGGAGGTTTGAGCCCAGCATCGAGGCAGTGATGGTGGAGGATCTGAGGAAGGCATAGAAATTCACGTGCTTAACAGGTGGAGGTGTTCTGCAATCTTTAGAACCTTACAGGCcgcagctcagcggtagagcatctgctttgcagggcaGCTTTAATCCccggtggcatctccaggtagggccgggggggggggggagagactccctgcctgaaaccctggagagctgctgccagtcagtgtaggaaatactgagctggatgggccattggaaGGCAGCTAAGCAGAACATCTGAATCTGTTAGATCCATAGCACACTGTGtggatttttgattttttttaaaaaaatgatgcaatGGTTTAATTTGGTTCTTATGCTTTTTTACaattggtgtccccccccctttccattttttctGCACTGCTGTTTCTGCAACCTGCCTCGGAATTTTGGCATAATATCAGAACTGAAGATGTTCAGCTCTCTCCTTAACACTGCATGTTAAAACTTGGGGTacaatttcttgttttgtttttgtaataacccccccccaaaaagacacATGCATGGCCCCAGCTGATATGCAGTGAAAATCCAGCATGAAAACACAGTCAGCCGCCCGAAGCACAGGATGTGATTTAACCTTGAGCCACCCAAAAAGTCTGGATGTCCGCAAAAGTTCAGGATTGTTTTTCTTAATTCTTGCaacccattaaaaaaatgttcttatCCCAGAATGACTTTCAGAGGCTTTGGACAGGTCATTTGAGAAATAAGGCAGACGATAGAATGAAAGAGCTGAACCTGAGTTGCCTCCTCCCTGGGCTTTGCCCCAGAACCTGTTTTTCAACACAAAAGCTCCACAGGCAAAACAAATAAGATTCCTGTGTGCATTATTGTAATAAGGGATGGGCAGGGCGGGCTCTGTAGGTGAAGCTGGGTAAAGGGCAGAGCCAAGGAGACCAAACATTCACCTTCTCTTCCGCAAAAATGTATCTATACAGTCATGCCTTGTTTCTCAAACAGAGTCCGTCCGACTCCcggaactgtttgaaaaccaagatgcggcttccgattggctgcaggagcaccctgcagccaatcggaagctgtggaagctgcgctcaacattcagcttccggaaattgttcaaaaaccggaacactcacttccggtttttgatcaTCCGGGAGCCGAAATGTACGAGTTTCAAtgcgttcggcaaccaaggtacaatcatacctcgggttattAATGCTGCAGGTATTGCGTTTTCAGgctgtgccgaacccagaagtaccggaactggttacttctgggttttggcgctcgcgcatgcgcagaaaacCTAATCACGTTGCGCGTGCACAGACGGGGCACTTCAGGCTGCGAACGCGCCTCTCGCACTGATCACGTTCACAACCAGTGAAATATAAGCctgagaggattttttttattttggggccATTGTGCATGTACAAAACAACCTAGTGTTCACATACAAAGGTCCTTTGCCCATTTCATTCCCCCTTCTCCCAAGCCTAATTTTCATCGATGTGTCCCTTGAAGCAGAGGTTAAGAACCTACAGCCCACAGGCTTGATTAGGCCCACTAGGCCTTCCCAGCAGGATGTTTGGGCCATGCCATGTCCAACTGCCCTACAGGTGATATATGTTTCTGGAGCAGGGCAGGTAAAGAAAAGACATGGCTGGCCATGGGGGGCTGGGGTGTTCAGGTTTGAAGCGGGCACGAGCAATCCGCACCCCACCAATTTCACGTGACCCTCAGCAAGCGAACAGTTCAGACTGTTGTGATCGAAGCAAGAACACCGCCATCTTTGTTGTAGCAGAAGCAAGACTAACGCCATCTTGTTGCAGGCTGGCACCATCATCGTGTATTCTCCTTGTATTTGTGCTGAAATCATGCAAGCTTGAGGGGCAGAGAAAGTGCAAACCACAAGGGGTGTGTGTAAAGGAAAATTTTAAGGGCGTGACCTTTAAAACAGGGGTATAAACAGGAAAAATGCCTAGCTAGCTGAAGTGTGGAAACATCAGCCTTTGCGGTTAAGACTCTTATCACTGGGTGTCTTGCAGGTCTAATCTATACGACTATCAAAACTGTGTGTAAACAGAGATCTGGGTTCTGCCTCCAGTCGCTTCCCTGATCGCTTGCAGTAACCTTTCCTGCAACAAATAAAATTTTGCTTTTAGAGAATCCTCGGGCGTCGCTCAGTGTTGTTAGTGACTAAGACACTTGGTTGCAacagactttgttgttgttgttcagtcgttcagtcgtgtccgactctttgtgaccccatggaccagagcacgccaggcacgcctatccttcactgcctcccgcagtttggccaaactcatgctagtcgcttcgagaacactgtccaaccatctcatcctctgtcgtccccttctccttgtgccctccatctttcccaacatcagggtcttttccagggagtcttctcttctcatgaggtggccaaagtcctggaacctcaacttcaggatctgtccttctcgTGAGCAACAGACTTTAGGTGGGGGTTTTCCCACATCAAGACGCTCCAACAAGAGCAATCTGTCCCTTTCGTGGCACTGGGTGGGGAGCAACagtgagaaagaaaagggggtgttggggagagagagagagagagagagagagagagagagagagagagagaagggggtgttggagagagagagagatggaaagagagagaagcagaagccCACCCTCTTTTCACTCTGCTTTCATCCACCCTACGCTTTTGTTTCACAACAGAGTCCcctcaagggctgcattccctcaggAGCCTCAAAATACCCTTTCAAGGCCTAAGCAGTTTAGGATCAGGATATATGAGAAAACGCCATCTTTGATGCTGAACTTGACAGCCCACCGAGATCGTCACTGGGGGGCCCATGGCAGCCTCCCTGCCTTCAGAGGTTAGGTGGGTGGTGTCATGGTTAAACTGAAGGCCTGGGGgatgcataggaagctgccctccGCTTACTTGGCAAGCTCAGTTGTCCAGTATTTGCTTTCCTTCCCGGCGCAGAagcagctgccttatgccaagacCGTTGCTTCATCTGAGCTCAGTACCATCAACGCCCGGCAGCAGCTTTCTAGGCAGGGcctgtctcccagccctacctggagaggaatgcaagaccttctgcatgcaaagcagatgataaAGTTGAACCCAGATCATTTTCTGCTTCAATTTATTCATTACATATTACATTTAGTCACTGCTGGGAGGGCAGGGGGCACTGTGACTGGGCCTGCAACAAACAAGCTTACTTCATTGTGAGTTTCCCCACCTtttccccccgaaaaaaagcaTTGATCGCAAATCatagtgtgggtgggtgtgcgctatgcaaaaaatcacaatgtggggaaaaccatgaagccagcccatgcctctacatagctccatctttatttcagacattgcgATATATCAGAATATcacgtttagctggtgatatatcgcgaTGCTGAAAACCCAGATATTGCCCGCCCTTACTGttcgcctctacatagttccatccttatttcagacatcgtgatatattgatgtatcacaatgtttagctgggcCATCACGTTCTATGGGATGCAGGCCACCGTACTGAGTGCTTTTAAGGCAAAACTCTGCAACGACCCTATGCAAGTGTTTCCTATTAGTATACGTACAGTAGATGAGGAGTTCACGGGTGACTGTCTGCTGCCGGTGGCTGAGCAGGTTAGTTGCCGAGCAGGAGTAATTTCCTTGCAACCTGGGCGACAAGTTGTAGAGGGTAAAGTAGCTCAGGGAGCTGTTGACTTCCGTGAAGGGCTCCTGCCCAGAGCCAGACTGGAAGAAATCCCATTTGGTCGCAGAGCTTGGGCGGGAGTCGCTGGTGCAGGAGAAGTTGAGGGTCCCGTGTCTCTGGGCGTAGAGGGTGCCATTTGGTAGCACCGTGGCAGGACCGATGTTGACATTCACCTTGGTGGGGCCACCTGGAAGGCAGGCGGAAGAGACaggtacttaaaaagaaaagaaaaaggatatacagtggtacatcagaagttgaatggaatccattccggaagtctgtttgacttccaaaatgttcggaaaccaaggcactgcttccgattggctgcaggaagccacaccggacgttcgggttccaaagaatgttcgcaaaccggaacactcacttccaggtttgcggcgttcaggagccaaaacgtttgagtcacgAGGcttttgggatccaaggtacgactatacttttaaaagctgtttacctATCTCATGTTGCTTCCAACAAATCACCAAATTGTTGGAGAGGTTGTGGGAACAAAGGGGGCAGCTTCCTATTTCTGGTGGGAATGCAGGGTGCTTTATTCTGGAATGAACTTTATCAAGGGATACCTACAGCTGCCAATCAGTATCCTATCAGGGGATTATCTCTCAAGTCCATATTACCATCTGCAAATAAATTTTGTAAAATTCGGCCAGATACTCCAGGACTTTTCTGAGAAACCTTGGATATTTGACCTTGGCTGTAAAGGGCACTGTCCGTGGTCCTGAACCCAGACCTTGCTCTTCCTCCACTAGGCTATACAGGCAAATGCAAACAACTGAattaagcatagaatcatagaactggaagggaccctgagtgtaATCTCGTCCGACCCCCTGCAGtgtgggaatcttttgcccaatgcgggactcgaacccacaactcaggcagtggaggtagagcatagccactgtggctagcagccatggatagccttcccgtccacgatttaaaaaaaaatcatttaaagctCAGTAAAGTATTGGCTGCACCGCCTGggagcagctgtccagggtttcagtcagaagtctttccccagccctgcctgcagatgCCAGTGACAAAGCAGATGCCCTTGCACTCTGCTTTCCCTAGAAATAAAGcaggattctagtcctcatggctccAATTACGGAATAAACAAGAGCATAGGgtgctgccttacactgagtcaaccCACTGGTCTGTCGACCTCAAAACTGGCTGTGCTGGCATCCCAAGCAACTGTTCTACCACTGATCTCCCCCAGTGAGTTTTGCTGCTGAGAGGTGGGAAGGAGGGGTTTGCCCCACAAACAAAGAAATATCAGAAGCAGCTGTCTCCCAACTCCTGCTCCTTTTAGctagaaatattggggggggggtttcaacacacacacaaaaaccccacatgCAAAACAGCCGCTCTGCCCTAAAAGGGGATGCCAACTTCCATCTGCAAAGATTCCTGAAGGTTCAGCAATTTCCGGTTTTGCTGCGGTGGTTCATCAGGGCCTTTGGAAACAAGGCAAGCAGCCCTCTCCCTGTCCCTCCCTGCATGGCAGATATCTGGACTTCGGTCCAGCCTGCAGTGTGACACGCTTCCCCCATGCTGGCCTCCAGCCTCAGGGTCGCAGCCTTTCAGAGCTGTAACGCCCTGCAACGAAAAAGGTTCCACCCTCTGTTCAATTCACTCATGCTTCACGATGACCAACAAAGCACACCTCGAAAGCAAACAGGGTGCTGTGCAAGGAACAGAGCCAGGAAGTGAGGAGGTGGTCAACCAGTTAGTAAGAAAATACCAGAGCTCCCACGAGGGTGGTGGCAGTTAGGGGGACTTTgctgaggaaggaggaggaggagaggtcattGTGCAGTTGTAATGGGTATCTGTTCTGCAAGGGCTGGGTAGTGTACCAGACCTTCCTGGAGCAATCTAGTCATCTCCTGTGCAAAAGAGGCTGCTGGCCATTGGAATCATAATAGTAatagttataataataatttaaataatatttatttatttatttatttattttgcatcctgcacatctgactgggttgcccgagccattctgggcagcttccaacgtgtATACAAACataatctgattttaaaaaaaacaatcagaCCTATCTTCCTGTATTACTGCTAAGACCATTTGGTCAACCAAGCAAGCTGCTtaaagaatgcaagaagagaccaggccaatggtccatcttctcatggtgcccccccccccccgatgcccgTAGGGAACcctcaagagccctctcccctcccaaggCGTGGGAAACTGTGTTGGCCAGCAGCTAATagcttttcccacctgccttgccctacCCTTCAACCCCAGGAGCCTTCAAAAAGGAGCTGCTTCCGGAGGAAGAACCCTGAGGGAAGAGAGACTCCTGTTTGCCATCAGGGGGTGGTTGGTTTCGTCTGGGCTGCCCCCACCTCCAGCCTGAGGAACATTCAGAAGGGAGTTGCTGCCACAGGCAtcatgtgtattttaatgaatggAGTGAACGTTTATGAGTCATGGGCGTGTGGAGAGTGTGTGTatgaacttaacagtgcttagTTCATTCTTTAGTTGATAATTTATTAATGCTGTTAATATcattttatagattataaatgctgtattgattcgttaatcatatacagtggtacctcaagttacaaacacctcaggttacaaacgcttcaggttacaaactccgcttacctggaagagttacctcgagttgagaactttgccccaggatgagaacggaaatcgtatgctggcggtgcagcggccacaagaggccccattagcaaaaataCACCGctagttaagaacggtttcaggttacgaatggacctccggaacaaatccagtttgtaactagaggtaccactgtaatatgactttaattgtgatgtttagcttggtTTTTTTAGTCGCTTTGTTAATTGTTttgctgatgatttgttaatcatTCTATTCAATTTATGCTGTCGTTGTGATGTCCTGTTATGTTCCATCttgttactgttatttattgtttgtaagccactttcattcatttgaatgaagacaggcatagaaatataatcaaccaatcaatcagcgCTGCCTGAAGAAATGTAGCCTCAATAAGTCAACACAGCGGCCTCCAGATTTCGTTGTGCTACAACACCCCGATCTAACATAACCAAGTTGGGAATTATGGGActtgtaatccaaaaacaaatGGAGAACACCATGCTATCTACCCCTGAGCTGGCTGAAGAGCAAGAAACGCCAAGCAAATtggaaaacagatttgaaattcacggcatgttgtac
This is a stretch of genomic DNA from Lacerta agilis isolate rLacAgi1 chromosome 17, rLacAgi1.pri, whole genome shotgun sequence. It encodes these proteins:
- the VSIG10 gene encoding V-set and immunoglobulin domain-containing protein 10, producing the protein MACGLASRLLSSFSLLLCLGRGIAAGTEEVVIGEVEGNVTLVCRNVSPRALKVEWFHGDPGKIPILFSSDGSLPSDTRFSLVRNSSFHISGLRLQDEGNYTCREVLNETDHRHRIQLLVASGPTKVNVNIGPATVLPNGTLYAQRHGTLNFSCTSDSRPSSATKWDFFQSGSGQEPFTEVNSSLSYFTLYNLSPRLQGNYSCSATNLLSHRQQTVTRELLIYYPPPSLPRCWAQTSVEGSGGVQLHCSWTGGYPHPMLQWTNLGNLSQDGNVTDIADTNVAALNGSPLLSGKEFVCRGIHLLQQTGQACTVRLEAPSLVSDPMRSCFVGGATRMTCQASAGNPPANISWLRNVSRTQMEIRSGGRFLVSQKGNVSTLVIQNCSHSADSGLYICKVENPLGLKEAYVYLTVIEPVNIAGIVGAIVVLLLLGVLVLSGVLLYAGPRWCLKANMLRNRDASDILVLMDSEEEDPLAEVAGEPASNQGVALANGGSATPHQSPQADVPSENSLEDTNRETMS